The Dendropsophus ebraccatus isolate aDenEbr1 chromosome 2, aDenEbr1.pat, whole genome shotgun sequence DNA segment AATTATTTTGGATTCCGTTTAGGTAAGTGACATAATTCCGAGGGGGGAAAGCTTTTAAATGAACATTTATATAGTTAAACTTTTAAACTTCTCCACATATGGTCAAGTAATGAAAACTAAGGATTGGATGACTATATCCAGATGTATGGTAAATCCTATATAACTTATATACATAAAACTAACATTAAGAAGCGAATCATCTTCACTAAGGATAAGGCTGCAGGCATATGTCCATGATCTATGGTCCGCAAGTGGACTGTATGTCGCAGACTGAACTCTTGACCTCTTATGGAAATCTCGGCATTATGATTTTTTAATGATGCCAGGAGCTGCAAAACAGTTAAAacattgtgctcctgtatagACACAGTCGTGTCAGTTCAGCAGCAAAGAAATTAAGCTGTTTCGGAGCTCTcggcatcataataaatcataATGCCGAGATTTCCAAAGGAGGTCAAGAGTTCAGTCTGTGACATACAGTGCGCTTGTGGACCATATATTACAGACATGTGCattcagtctaagggccctattccacaggagcgataatcggctgaatcggcccgattcggctgattatcgctcggtggaatagagaaaatgatcagccgatgatcgtgtcatcggctgatcgtttatttagggccagacctaaaaatATTGGTCCCCCCACGgcgcatcgctacagtggaatagcggtgcacgaccgacgatttaagaagcaccatacattacctgtccgggtttctcctccgctccgtcttcctccccgggtcctgcgcgcactagcttcagaatggcctgtcagctgtcagagcgctcagccaatcacaggccgggaccgccgtgccctgtgattggctgagtagcctgtcagctgaaaggccatCCTGAAGCTagtgcgcgcgggacccggggaggaagacagagcggaagagaagcccggacaggtaatgtatggtgcaagggctgcaaggacatcggtaatgatgtccctgcagccctcgctcaacgatcatcgggccgtggaataggcccagtaaacgagcgccgatctagcagatcggcactcatttacatagttgattgggccctgctcagcccgtggaatagggccctaagactataAGCCATTATGGTTTCCGATCCTGCCAGTTTTTCAGACAGTCACAGGGAGTCTCTCCTCTCTTCTTTGTTCTCTTTTTATGCTCTTTCTTCTCAGTTTTTTCCTTCttgcttatttttctttttcctttactCTCTCTTCATCCCTTCATGCTCTGTTTCTCTCTTTCTTGATCTTCATTCCTTCTttatactactcttttttttccctccttctcGCTTTTGCTTCTTCTTactctttttctctttctcctcgctcttttttcctcctttctttcctcttatttttctttttttctttaatatttcTTTTTTGTCACTTTTTCCTTATTAATTTTTCTTTCTCCCTCACACtttctcattttctttattgtgtttcttctcgtttttttccttcttgctttttctctttttcctttagCGTTTCTTCTTAGTTTCTTTTCACTCTATTTTTCAATCTTTTTTCCTTGCTCTTCattctttctcttcctctctttCTTCCACCTTTTTCCTCTTTCTTCTTTCTCACTTTTTTACTCCTTCTTgctctttctccttttttctttttccctttctCCTTATGTTTCTCATCTTCTTTTACTCTTTTTTTCGTTCCTTTTTGTGCTTTTCATCTCCATCTTACTGTCTTCCTCCTTTTTGCTCTCCTCCTTTGTTCTTTCTCACTGTTTTACACCTtgctttttttgttctgtttctctctatcctcctctttcctcttatttttctctttttttctttactctCTTCTTTCTCACCCTTTCCTCCTCTTGATTGTTCtttcttttttgttcttttttgctCTTTTACCCCTTCTTGctattctcttcttctttttacttcttttttttttatctttattttctttcttctctggtgtttctccttccttctctatcccttttttctcTCTACaaaacttcaatgcatttcaatCTGTACCATCTTCACACAAAGCCAAGCTCCTTGTCATATGAAGCATAAGAACTCATAATAAAAGTGGTACCAATTGGTGCAGACCGAGCCAAAGTTCGGACACGTTTGGAGTAGAGAATCTGCCCTACTTCATTGTTGTTTTCAGCTCTTAGGATGACTACACTGCTGTTTTCTTGGTTGGCATTAGATGCACTTGGCACCATTCTTAATCCTGTTTTTAGGGAGAAATATTGAATACTAGGGTTGCATTCCTTGGTGGCATCACccatttattgtttgttttttctgttttatatTCCAGAGGAAGAATTAGGAAGGGATGCCGAAGACAAAAGAGAAACCACATTCAGCTTTCCGAAACATCTCATAAATGGCAATGAGGTTCGTGAGCTGAGAAAATCTCGAGACAGTAGGAAGGCACACAGATGCTCGGCGTGTAAGGCCGTATTTGGGAGCTGGTCCCTCCTTGAAGCGCATAAGAAAACCCATAAGGAAGGAAAGGGTCAGAAGCAAGATGGGGGTGAAGTTGTAAAAAAGGTTCCTGTGGTGACCCCACAGTCTGCACCCCCAACAGGAAGGATCTTCCAATGTAATAACTGCGATAAATCCTTTAGTAACCAGTCTGTCCTGTCTCTGCACCAGAAAACACACACCGGAGAGAAACTCTTCAAATGCCCTGAATGCAGCAAAAGCTTCCCAAAGAGATCTCAGCTGGTAATGCATAAGAGATGCCACATAGAAGAGAGGCCGTTTAAGTGTACCGAGTGTGAAAAAAGTTACACCCAGCAGTCTAAGCTAATCGAGCACCAAAGGACACACACTGGAGAAAAGCCCTTTAAGTGTAATGAGTGTGGGAAAGGCTTCACCAAGAGGTCCCACCTGAAGGAACATCTGAGGATCCACACGGGAGGGAAACCCCATAAGTGTGACCAGTGTGATAAGACGTTTCATTACCCATCCAACCTGGTGGAGCATCAGAGGACACATTCCGGTGACAGACCCTATCAGTGCACCGAATGTGATAAGAGCTTCATCAAGATGTCCAAACTCATTGTCCATCTCCGTATTCACACTGGCGAAAGGCCTTATAAGTGCACAGAGTGCGACAAGAGCTTCAGCCAACAATCCAACCTCGTTGTTCATCAAaggactcacacaggagagaaaccctTTAAATGTGACGACTGCAAGAAGACATTTAGCTACCATTACACTCTCATGGTCCACCAAAGAAcccacacaggggaaaagccttACAAGTGCACTCAGTGTGAGAAAGCCTTCACTCAACACTCCAGCCTCAAGCTCCATCTTAAAGTTCATGAGCCGCAACTGGCAGATGAGCTGGAAAAGTCATCTCACGAGGAGCCACCAACTTCAGACCAAACGACACAATCTCTATCCGCAGTGCCACCAGCAACCAACCTCACAGATCCTCCAGATGGTGTGCAGGACTTTGAGGACGATTATCTTCCACGTTCGCCTCTAAGCGAGTATTTAGGTGCACTTTTACTTCCCGATAAGAAGTATAGCTGTACCGAGTGTGACAAAACATTCTTAGAAAAGTCTAGGCTCATTGTCCACCTTCGAACCCACACAGGAGAACGTCCCTTTAAGTGCTCCCTATGTGATAAGGCGTTCATTCAGTGGTCCCGTCTGACAGAGCACAGAAAAACGCATACGGGAGAAAAGCCCTATGTGTGCTCGGAGTGCGGCAAGAGTTTTCTCAAGATGTCCAAACTGACAGTCCATCGGCgaatacacacaggagagcggcCATACACGTGTGCAGAGTGTGGGAAGCAGTTCACCCAGCAGTCCAACATGGTGATTCATCAGCGCAtccatacaggggagaagcccttTAAGTGCAATACCTGCGACAAGACGTTCCGctaccagtcatctcttattagGCATCGACGGGATCATACAGGTGATACGGAAACCTAGCAGGGCCGAGATCTCGAGAAAGGACTGTTCATGGTCTGTGTCTCAGGGTAGACAATAAAATATTACGGTTATTTGTCCACAATTCcatgtgtggctttttttttttttaatgttatggtACTGATTTCTATTGATAGCCAAATAATAGGAGAAGATAGCCACCTCCCTCCTCACTAGTGAACAACGCTACACTATATGCAAGTGTTAGGCTGATGTTTAGCACCAGGTGTGTCAA contains these protein-coding regions:
- the LOC138783916 gene encoding oocyte zinc finger protein XlCOF28-like, giving the protein MMVDGTLGVVPICFDEVAVYFSEDEWRHLEEWQKTLYREVMQENLEVVMSLGYQYHWSPPPPRILPDHQTSITNYFGFRLEEELGRDAEDKRETTFSFPKHLINGNEVRELRKSRDSRKAHRCSACKAVFGSWSLLEAHKKTHKEGKGQKQDGGEVVKKVPVVTPQSAPPTGRIFQCNNCDKSFSNQSVLSLHQKTHTGEKLFKCPECSKSFPKRSQLVMHKRCHIEERPFKCTECEKSYTQQSKLIEHQRTHTGEKPFKCNECGKGFTKRSHLKEHLRIHTGGKPHKCDQCDKTFHYPSNLVEHQRTHSGDRPYQCTECDKSFIKMSKLIVHLRIHTGERPYKCTECDKSFSQQSNLVVHQRTHTGEKPFKCDDCKKTFSYHYTLMVHQRTHTGEKPYKCTQCEKAFTQHSSLKLHLKVHEPQLADELEKSSHEEPPTSDQTTQSLSAVPPATNLTDPPDGVQDFEDDYLPRSPLSEYLGALLLPDKKYSCTECDKTFLEKSRLIVHLRTHTGERPFKCSLCDKAFIQWSRLTEHRKTHTGEKPYVCSECGKSFLKMSKLTVHRRIHTGERPYTCAECGKQFTQQSNMVIHQRIHTGEKPFKCNTCDKTFRYQSSLIRHRRDHTGDTET